The window GCTACGCAGCGGGACACGCGGCGGTGGGGGTCGCGCAGGCGCAAAAGGGAGCGCGATGGGCTAGTCGCGCGCGGCCGGGAGCAGCGAGCGTGCGCAGGCGCAGCCCTGCACGGGGCTCGGGGGCGGGACGGTCCCGTGGCGTCTACGTTCGGGGGTAGGCGGGACTAGGCGCGCGCTGGCCGCGCCGGCGCTGTTCGCCGGCTGTGACGTACTAATCGTGCGCCGCCAGCGCCGGTGGGCCTGGGGCTcgcgggaggggaaggaggagaaggaggaggaggagggggaggtggtggaggtggaggctggagcagagcaagcggcggccgcggcggggcGGCTCGGCGGCGCGGCGCGCGGCCCAGAAGCGTTGGAATCCTGAATTGAGAGGGCTGCGCCTGAAGACAGCAGGAGTGGCGGGGCCGCCGCCGTCGCCGGAGAGATGAGCCGGGAAGCTTGAGGCCGGAGACGCCCGCCCTCGGGCCCGTCCGCCCGGCTTCCCCGCTCCCGGTGAGGACGCCCCCtacccttcccccagccctgccgCGGCCTCTCCCATTCCTGGATCTCATTCCCACCAAACAGGGGCCCAGGAGGCCCTCGAAGGGGCTTCTTCAGGCCCTCGGGCGCCGAACTGTCCAGGACCAAACCGGTGTGGGACGCATTCTGGCCCCGGGGAGcggagcaggagagggggctgggCCAACCTGGCTCACGCGGCTCAGTTCTGTCCCAGCGGCTTGATCCGGCTGCCTGAGCACCGGTTGGGTTCTCTTTCAGTTTCCCTTAACATTCTTCCGTTTTCGTTAGATTTTACTACCTGAACCATAGCCCTGGGATCCCCATTCCCTCCTGCGACGACCTGAGCATGCCcgtaccctccccaccccaccccattcatTCCGAGGTGGTAGAGCACTCTCTCCCCACTCTAGACCCCGGTTTCCCCGTGGAAGCTGTGTTCTCAGGTATCTCTGTATCATGTCAGGAGACTCCTGCTGAGCCATTGCCCTTACTAGGTTCTCAATTAAGATACTCCTGGTGGCATTAAATACTGACAACAGTGGCTTTAACCTGGGGGGTCCGAGAAATAAGATCCTGCCGCTTAGCCATTCTCCCTTGCTCCTCTGTGGTCGGGGGAGAGATGGTGGCATGGACTCTGAAGGGCCCCTGTGGATCTTGTTAACCGAAAAGATCGGAAATTCGTAGGGGTTTTGcgctttttcctcttttcttaggTTATTTGTATCTGATTCCAGACTCCTCTGGAATGctgaggaagagaggcaggatcTGGGGTGCGGGGTGTTTGCATTCTGACACTCTAACCGTTGTTTTACAGGCTACCGGAAAATGAAAGAGACTATACAAGGGACCGGGTCTTGGGGGCCTGAGCCTCCTGGACCTGGCGTGGCCCCGGCTTACTCAAGTCCCAGGCGGGAGCGTCTTCGTTGGCCCCCGCCCCCTAAACCCCGACTTAAATCAGGTGGAGGGTTTGGGCCAGATCCTGGGTCAGGGACCACAGTGCCAGCCAGACGCCTCCCCGTCCCTCGGCCCTCTTTTGATGCGTCAGCtagtgaagaggaggaggaagaagaggacgATGAGGAtgaagatgaggaagaggaaggggcagCTTGGAGGCTGCCCCCCAGATGGGGTCAGCTGGGAACCTCCCAGCGGCCTCGCCCTCCTCGCCCTACTCATCGGAAAACCTGCTCCCAGCGCCGCCGCAGAGCCATGCGAGCCTTCCGGATGCTGCTGTACTCAAAAAGCACCTCGTTGACATTCCACTGGAAGCTTTGGGGGCGCCACCGGGGCCGGCGGCGGAGCCTCGCACACCCCAAGAACCATCTTTCACCCCAGGAAGGGGGTGCGACACCACAGCTGCCATCCCCCTGCTGTCGTTTTGACTCCCCTCGGGGGCCACCTCCGCCCCGGCTCGGTCTGCTAGGTGCTCTCATGGCTGAGGACGGGGTGAGAGGGTCTCCACCAATGTCCTCTGGGCCCCCAGTGGAGGAAGATGGATTAAAGTGGACTCCAAAGTCTCCTCTGGACCCTGACTCCGGTAAGGTGGGAATGGGGTgtgggaagggtgggggcagggttcAGATCCAGGAGGATTGGGAGCCTCTTGCTGTGGTGAGAGCCGGGCCTAAGGACAGTGGGACGGCAGAGCGAGGGGGTCCAGAATAGCTGTGAAATATCTTAAGCCCCACTTTGAGCAAGATCTAAGTCTGGGGAGACGGTCAAGGCCGGGTGACAGAGTCCCCGAGCCGAGTAGGCGTCCTGTGTACAGATGAGAACGGGAGATGAGGTTTAGAAAAGTTAGTCTTATTATCCACGCAAGCTCCCTTTTCTTTTGGCCTTTCCGAATAAAGGGGCCCTTGCCTGTGCATCTGCGAAGGGTGCTACTCTGGTACTGGGATGGGATTTCTCTGCAGTTACCACCTGTATAGCCGTGTGTGACATTCGCACTCGGAATGTTTCTTTCGGGGACGCAAGCAGACAATGTCGGGCTGTGTTTTTATCAGTCCCTGGAGTATTTATCGAGCCTTCCGTGTGCACCGGGTGCCGTACTCGGTGCTAGGTATACGGTGGTGATAAAGGTCTCGGATGCGTGCCTCTCTCCGAGTCTTAGTCTTTTCTTGCTTCTGTCCTATGACGAGCACCTCTTCTCTTCAGTTCCTCTGTAACCTGTTAGACACGCTTCTCTCGCGCTTTACGGTTTCCATCCCCTAGAGTTCCTGTCGGGAGATTCCGTTTCGGTTCCTCCCCGTGCTCTTAGAATTTGTATCGTTTGATCTCCCCATTGTTCCTTGGTCTTAGCCAATTTCTCATCCCCGTCCTGTTTCCCCGGCGCTGTAGGCCTCCTCTCCTGTACTCTTCCCAATGGCTTTGGGGGACCGCCCGGGCCAGAAGGGGAGCGAGGCCTGGCACCCCCTGACGCCAGCATCCTCATCAGCAATGTGTGCAGCATCGGGGACCACGTGGCCCAGGAACTTTTTCAGGGCTCAGACCTGGGCACCGCAGAAGAGGCAGAGCGGCCCGGGGAGAAGGCCGGCCAGCACAGCCCCCTGCGAGAGGAGCATGTGACCTGCGTGCAGAGTAAGGGAGCCCGGACGGCCGGGCCTTCTCTTCTCTCCGCCAGCTCCTGAGTTGGAGTGTGGAGGCCTCacactctcctcttcctctccgcTCAGGCATCTTGGATGAATTCCTTCAGACTTACGGCAGCCTCATTCCCCTCAGCACTGATGAGGTGGTGGAGAAACTGGAGGACATCTTTCAGCAGGAGTTCTCTACACCTTCCAGG of the Neofelis nebulosa isolate mNeoNeb1 chromosome 16, mNeoNeb1.pri, whole genome shotgun sequence genome contains:
- the SENP3 gene encoding sentrin-specific protease 3, whose translation is MKETIQGTGSWGPEPPGPGVAPAYSSPRRERLRWPPPPKPRLKSGGGFGPDPGSGTTVPARRLPVPRPSFDASASEEEEEEEDDEDEDEEEEGAAWRLPPRWGQLGTSQRPRPPRPTHRKTCSQRRRRAMRAFRMLLYSKSTSLTFHWKLWGRHRGRRRSLAHPKNHLSPQEGGATPQLPSPCCRFDSPRGPPPPRLGLLGALMAEDGVRGSPPMSSGPPVEEDGLKWTPKSPLDPDSGLLSCTLPNGFGGPPGPEGERGLAPPDASILISNVCSIGDHVAQELFQGSDLGTAEEAERPGEKAGQHSPLREEHVTCVQSILDEFLQTYGSLIPLSTDEVVEKLEDIFQQEFSTPSRKGLVLQLIQSYQRMPGNAMVRGFRVAYKRHVLTMDDLGTLYGQNWLNDQVMNMYGDLVMDTVPEKVHFFNSFFYDKLRTKGYDGVKRWTKNVDIFNKELLLIPIHLEVHWSLISVDVRRRTITYFDSQRTLNRRCPKHIAKYLQAEAVKKDRLDFHQGWKGYFKMNVARQNNDSDCGAFVLQYCKHLALAQPFSFTQQDMPKLRRQIYKELCHCKLTV